From bacterium, a single genomic window includes:
- the nuoE gene encoding NADH-quinone oxidoreductase subunit NuoE: MSQTTMETRPDLADVTPAMWTRIDAIIAEHRGAAGATIPALRKCQDTVGYLPKPLIGYVAAGLGLPRAEVFGVATFYSLFTLVPRGRHCIKACEGTACYVRGIKEVIGRVRDTYGVSIGETTEDRRFSLESVRCLGACGLAPVVVVDQDTHGGVTPEKITRILEEYK; encoded by the coding sequence ATGAGCCAGACGACGATGGAGACCCGGCCGGACCTGGCCGACGTCACCCCGGCGATGTGGACGCGCATCGACGCGATCATCGCCGAGCACCGCGGCGCCGCCGGCGCGACGATCCCGGCGCTGCGCAAGTGCCAGGACACCGTGGGGTACCTGCCGAAGCCGCTGATCGGCTACGTGGCGGCGGGGCTCGGGCTGCCGCGCGCGGAGGTCTTCGGCGTGGCGACCTTCTACTCGCTTTTCACGCTCGTGCCGCGCGGGCGCCACTGCATCAAGGCCTGCGAGGGCACCGCCTGCTACGTGCGCGGCATCAAGGAGGTCATCGGGCGGGTGCGCGACACCTACGGCGTGAGCATCGGTGAGACCACCGAGGACCGGCGCTTCTCGCTGGAATCGGTGCGCTGCCTCGGCGCCTGCGGGCTGGCGCCGGTGGTCGTGGTCGACCAGGACACCCACGGCGGCGTGACGCCGGAGAAGATCACCAGGATCCTCGAGGAGTACAAGTGA
- a CDS encoding (2Fe-2S) ferredoxin domain-containing protein — MAKLTIDDLKKIREKTLPTLCLGSCSERAKITLHMGTCGVAAGAGPVMDALKEEMAAARRDDIRVVVSACAGMCSSEPNVTVEIKGADPVVYQHMDGPRMRQVFRRHVLRGEVQAEFALMRQSAFAPPAGGAK; from the coding sequence ATGGCCAAGCTGACCATCGACGACCTGAAGAAGATCCGGGAGAAGACGCTCCCGACGCTCTGCCTTGGCTCGTGCAGCGAGCGCGCGAAGATCACCCTGCACATGGGCACCTGCGGCGTCGCCGCCGGCGCCGGGCCGGTGATGGACGCGCTCAAGGAGGAGATGGCCGCGGCCAGGCGCGACGACATCCGCGTCGTCGTCTCGGCGTGCGCCGGCATGTGTTCCTCCGAGCCGAACGTGACCGTGGAGATCAAGGGCGCCGACCCCGTGGTCTACCAGCACATGGACGGGCCGAGGATGCGGCAGGTCTTCCGCCGCCACGTGCTGCGCGGGGAGGTCCAGGCCGAGTTCGCGCTGATGCGCCAGAGCGCGTTCGCGCCGCCGGCGGGAGGTGCGAAGTGA
- the fdhF gene encoding formate dehydrogenase subunit alpha has product MESKQTITINGRPCGFAAGETVLDVARRNGIDIPTLCHLKGATPTGACRVCMVEVEKARSLMAACALPAADGMMVQTESPKVVRSRRMVVELLLSSGSHDCVTCAGAGECRLQELALRYGVVGRAFPATPPRYEPETVNPFIMRNFSKCILCGRCVQACNDVQVNEAIHFGYRGKRSKIVAGEDVAYKDGECVFCGECVQACPTYALVLKEANVKVRPWEGQRVRTTCSYCGVGCQMWLHISDNRVVKVSGVEGTGPNHGSLCVKGRFGYHFIGHPDRLKTPLIRQGGGFREASWDEALGLVAEKLAAARAAGPQTVGVLSSARVSNETNYLLQKLARGALGTNNVDHCARLUHSSTVAGLAAAFGSGAMTNPIADIEEAQVILVTGSNTTENHPVLSSYVKRAVKHRGAKLIVVDPRRIPLTRHAALWLRPKPGTDVAWVNGLLHVILAENLHDEKYVAARTVGLEEMKKAVAAYTPERVEAITGIPAADLVAAARLYASVPAASILYTMGITQHVAGTDGVKSLANLAMLCGNVGVRGGGVNPLRGQNNVQGACDMGALPDVYTGYQKVANPEARAKVARAWGVAELPAAPGLTATEMLPAAHRGELKALYIVGENPMVSDADIAHVEACLKHLDFLVVQDIFLTETAQLAHVVLPAACFAEVDGTFTNTERKVQRIRKAVEPPGQARADWEIVADLATRLGHPMAYGGAEAIMTEIAKVTPSYCGISYPRLEREEIHWPCTGTDHPGTPCLHMDQFTCGLGNFSTVEYRPPAESPDREYPLLLTTGRVLYQYHTGTMTMKSAGLNERAPRSFVEIAPEDARAAGIADGDDVLVSSRRGEIVVRARVSGMTAPGTVFMPFHWAEAAANRLTSSAALDPVSKIPEFKVSAVRIAKVETEAETMTAAGEERR; this is encoded by the coding sequence ATGGAGAGCAAGCAGACGATAACGATCAACGGGAGGCCGTGCGGGTTCGCGGCGGGCGAGACCGTGCTCGACGTGGCCCGCCGCAACGGCATCGACATCCCGACCCTCTGCCACCTCAAGGGGGCGACCCCGACCGGCGCCTGCCGGGTCTGCATGGTGGAGGTCGAGAAGGCGCGCAGCCTCATGGCGGCCTGCGCGCTGCCGGCGGCCGACGGCATGATGGTCCAGACCGAGTCGCCCAAGGTGGTGCGCAGCCGCAGGATGGTGGTCGAGCTGCTGCTCTCCTCGGGGAGCCACGACTGCGTCACCTGCGCCGGCGCCGGCGAGTGCCGGCTGCAGGAGCTGGCGCTGCGCTACGGCGTCGTCGGGCGGGCCTTCCCGGCGACGCCGCCGCGCTACGAGCCCGAGACCGTCAACCCCTTCATCATGCGCAACTTCTCCAAGTGCATCCTCTGCGGCCGCTGCGTGCAGGCCTGCAACGACGTGCAGGTCAACGAGGCGATCCACTTCGGCTACCGCGGCAAGCGCAGCAAGATCGTCGCCGGCGAGGACGTCGCCTACAAGGACGGCGAGTGCGTCTTCTGCGGCGAGTGCGTGCAGGCCTGCCCGACCTACGCGCTGGTGCTCAAGGAGGCCAACGTCAAGGTCCGGCCCTGGGAGGGGCAGCGGGTGCGCACCACCTGCAGCTACTGCGGGGTCGGCTGCCAGATGTGGCTGCACATCAGCGACAACCGCGTCGTCAAGGTCAGCGGCGTCGAGGGGACCGGACCCAATCATGGCAGCCTCTGCGTCAAGGGGCGCTTCGGCTACCACTTCATCGGGCACCCGGACCGGCTGAAGACGCCCCTGATCCGCCAGGGCGGCGGCTTCCGGGAGGCCTCGTGGGACGAGGCGCTCGGGCTGGTCGCGGAGAAGCTCGCCGCCGCGCGAGCCGCCGGCCCGCAGACGGTCGGCGTGCTCTCGTCGGCGCGGGTGAGCAACGAGACGAACTACCTGCTCCAGAAGCTCGCGCGGGGGGCGCTCGGGACCAACAACGTCGACCACTGCGCTCGGCTCTGACACAGTTCCACGGTGGCCGGTCTGGCCGCCGCCTTCGGCTCCGGGGCGATGACGAACCCGATCGCCGACATCGAGGAGGCGCAGGTCATCCTCGTCACGGGTTCGAACACCACCGAGAACCACCCCGTGCTCTCGTCCTACGTCAAGCGGGCGGTCAAGCACCGGGGCGCGAAGCTGATCGTCGTCGACCCGCGGCGCATCCCGCTGACCCGGCACGCGGCGCTCTGGCTGCGGCCGAAGCCCGGCACGGACGTCGCCTGGGTCAACGGACTGCTGCACGTGATCCTCGCGGAGAACCTCCACGACGAGAAGTACGTGGCGGCGCGCACGGTCGGCCTCGAGGAGATGAAGAAGGCCGTGGCTGCGTACACCCCCGAGCGCGTCGAGGCGATCACCGGCATCCCGGCGGCCGACCTCGTGGCCGCCGCCCGGCTCTACGCCTCGGTCCCGGCCGCGAGCATCCTCTACACGATGGGCATCACCCAGCACGTCGCGGGGACCGACGGGGTCAAGTCCCTCGCGAACCTGGCCATGCTCTGCGGCAACGTCGGCGTGCGCGGCGGGGGCGTGAACCCGCTGCGCGGCCAGAACAACGTCCAGGGCGCCTGCGACATGGGCGCGCTGCCGGACGTCTACACCGGCTACCAGAAGGTGGCGAACCCGGAGGCCCGCGCGAAGGTGGCCAGGGCCTGGGGGGTCGCGGAGCTGCCCGCGGCGCCCGGCCTGACGGCGACGGAGATGCTCCCCGCGGCGCACCGCGGCGAGCTCAAGGCGCTCTACATCGTCGGCGAGAACCCGATGGTCTCGGACGCCGACATCGCGCACGTCGAGGCCTGCCTGAAGCACCTCGACTTCCTGGTGGTGCAGGACATCTTCCTGACCGAGACCGCGCAGCTCGCGCACGTCGTGCTGCCGGCGGCCTGCTTCGCCGAGGTCGACGGCACCTTCACGAACACCGAGCGCAAGGTGCAGCGCATCCGCAAGGCGGTCGAGCCGCCGGGCCAGGCCCGCGCCGACTGGGAGATCGTCGCGGACCTCGCGACGCGCCTCGGGCACCCCATGGCGTATGGCGGCGCCGAGGCGATCATGACCGAGATCGCGAAGGTCACGCCCTCGTACTGCGGGATCTCCTACCCGCGGCTGGAGCGCGAGGAGATCCACTGGCCGTGCACGGGGACCGACCACCCCGGCACGCCCTGCCTGCACATGGACCAGTTCACCTGCGGGCTCGGCAACTTCTCGACGGTCGAGTACCGCCCGCCGGCGGAGAGCCCCGACCGGGAGTACCCGCTGCTGCTGACGACGGGCCGGGTGCTCTACCAGTACCACACCGGCACGATGACCATGAAGAGCGCGGGACTCAACGAGAGGGCGCCGCGGAGCTTCGTCGAGATCGCCCCGGAGGACGCGCGCGCCGCCGGCATCGCGGACGGCGACGACGTGCTCGTCAGCTCGCGTCGCGGCGAGATCGTGGTCCGGGCGCGCGTCTCGGGAATGACGGCCCCCGGGACGGTCTTCATGCCGTTCCACTGGGCCGAGGCCGCGGCGAACCGGCTGACCTCATCCGCCGCGCTCGACCCGGTGTCGAAGATCCCCGAGTTCAAGGTCTCCGCGGTCCGCATCGCGAAGGTCGAGACGGAGGCGGAGACGATGACGGCCGCCGGCGAGGAGAGAAGATGA
- a CDS encoding dihydropteroate synthase: MLIIAEKINIMSKTIGPAIRAKDPKPIQELALLQVKGGAKALDLNLGPATKDGPATMQWLVKTVEEVVDDTIQLSLDTKNLEAMEAGLAVVKKHKPMINSTNADEGVLDKMMPIAAKYDADIIALAMTLAGIPRDCDERMVNAATIMGKAMEHNVALDRIYLDPLVLPIGVAQQDVNECIKAVRMFQELNDGEPMKTVVGLSNVYNATPKHLHTRIGGTFFTMLASAGLTAAIADSTNAEFMATVRTVELLKNEILYAGSYLDDLVPPPAA, encoded by the coding sequence ATGCTGATCATCGCCGAGAAGATCAACATCATGTCGAAGACCATCGGACCGGCCATCCGCGCCAAGGACCCCAAGCCGATCCAGGAGCTGGCGCTCCTGCAGGTCAAGGGCGGCGCGAAGGCGCTGGACCTGAACCTCGGCCCGGCGACCAAGGACGGCCCCGCCACGATGCAGTGGCTCGTCAAGACCGTCGAGGAGGTCGTCGACGACACGATCCAGCTCTCGCTGGACACCAAGAACCTCGAGGCGATGGAGGCCGGCCTCGCCGTCGTCAAGAAGCACAAGCCGATGATCAACTCGACGAACGCCGACGAGGGCGTCCTCGACAAGATGATGCCGATCGCGGCGAAATACGACGCCGACATCATCGCGCTGGCGATGACGCTCGCGGGCATCCCGCGCGACTGCGACGAGCGGATGGTCAACGCGGCGACGATCATGGGCAAGGCGATGGAGCACAACGTCGCGCTCGACCGGATCTACCTCGACCCGCTCGTGCTGCCGATCGGGGTGGCCCAGCAGGACGTCAACGAGTGCATCAAGGCCGTCCGCATGTTCCAGGAGCTCAACGACGGGGAGCCGATGAAGACGGTCGTCGGCCTCTCGAACGTGTACAACGCGACGCCGAAGCACCTGCACACGCGCATCGGCGGCACCTTCTTCACGATGCTGGCCTCGGCGGGCCTGACCGCGGCGATCGCGGACTCGACGAACGCCGAGTTCATGGCGACGGTCCGCACCGTCGAGCTGCTGAAGAACGAGATCCTCTACGCCGGCTCGTACCTCGACGACCTGGTCCCGCCGCCGGCGGCCTAG
- a CDS encoding carbon monoxide dehydrogenase accessory protein CooC, whose translation MKIAVTGKGGVGKTTVAAGLARLFAREGRPVITIDADPDANLAAALGIDPEAAAKIVPIAKMKELIAERTGAKPGAIGGIFKLNPRVDDLPDEFSVKAFGVKHLVLGTVEKGGSGCICPESTMLKALMKHVIVRREEVVIMDMEAGIEHLGRGTSASVDAMLVVVEPGQRSIQTARQIHKLAADLGVTRVFLVLNKVRDAAEEAELRAHLPDLPVIGTVLERESIRKADLAGRSPFDVEPAFVAEIAAIKERLAAEVGAH comes from the coding sequence GTGAAGATTGCGGTCACGGGCAAGGGCGGCGTCGGCAAGACGACCGTCGCCGCCGGCCTCGCGCGCCTCTTCGCGCGCGAGGGGCGCCCGGTCATCACGATCGACGCGGACCCGGACGCGAACCTCGCCGCGGCCCTCGGGATCGACCCCGAGGCCGCGGCGAAGATCGTGCCGATCGCGAAGATGAAGGAGCTGATCGCCGAGCGCACCGGCGCCAAGCCCGGCGCGATCGGCGGCATCTTCAAGCTCAACCCGCGGGTCGACGACCTGCCGGACGAGTTCAGCGTCAAGGCCTTTGGGGTCAAGCACCTCGTGCTCGGCACCGTGGAGAAGGGCGGCTCCGGGTGCATCTGCCCGGAGTCGACGATGCTCAAGGCGCTGATGAAGCACGTCATCGTGCGCCGCGAGGAAGTCGTGATCATGGACATGGAGGCGGGCATCGAGCACCTCGGCCGCGGCACGAGCGCCTCGGTCGACGCGATGCTCGTCGTGGTCGAGCCGGGGCAGCGCAGCATCCAGACGGCGCGGCAGATCCACAAGCTGGCCGCGGACCTGGGCGTCACGCGCGTGTTCCTCGTGCTCAACAAGGTGCGCGACGCCGCCGAGGAGGCCGAGCTGCGCGCGCACCTGCCGGATCTGCCCGTGATCGGCACCGTGCTCGAGCGCGAGTCGATCCGCAAGGCCGACCTCGCGGGGCGCTCGCCCTTCGACGTCGAGCCGGCGTTCGTCGCCGAGATCGCCGCGATCAAGGAGCGGCTGGCGGCGGAGGTCGGCGCACACTAG